A single genomic interval of Armigeres subalbatus isolate Guangzhou_Male chromosome 1, GZ_Asu_2, whole genome shotgun sequence harbors:
- the LOC134207108 gene encoding uncharacterized protein LOC134207108: MGNLPASRVVPSAPFAVTGVDYAGPILVKQGARRPTLVKAYIAVFVCMTTKAVHLEAVSDMSTDAFLASLKRFIKRRGMIHQLHSNNGTNFKGAHHELHAMFKQFEEQQTVDNIEEFCRNREIEWCFIPPDAPEFGGLWEAAAKTHLKRIIGNTKLTFEELSTVLVEIEAVLNSRPLFSVSNDPVDSLMITPAHYLIGRPLTAIPEPSMDNVKLPRSDADRARSYRAKLKAAKGSTSSANGWDAGEGPSTREFNLIRADTVVNSDHEDSDAGVVMQSARADVDDERGDFEENVSAVADDGEHISSLLTQDKPNFDRADQEFQKRFVENDFGCACDVC, from the exons ATGGGAAACCTGCCAGCGTCAAGAGTTGTGCCGTCAGCACCATTTGCTGTAACCGGCGTGGATTACGCAGGACCCATTTTGGTCAAACAAGGAGCCCGTCGACCCACCCTGGTGAAAGCATATATTGCCGTCTTCGTTTGTATGACTACCAAGGCGGTTCATTTAGAAGCGGTATCCGATATGAGCACTGATGCCTTTTTGGCATCTTTGAAGCGATTCATAAAACGACGAGGAATGATACACCAGTTGCACTCAAATAATGGCACCAATTTCAAAGGTGCCCATCACGAACTGCACGCTATGTTCAAACAGTTTGAAGAACAGCAAACCGTTGACAACATCGAAGAATTCTGCCGAAACCGTGAAATAGAATGGTGTTTCATCCCTCCTGACGCTCCTGAATTCGGGGGTCTTTGGGAGGCTGCTGCCAAGACCCATCTTAAGCGAATCATCGGGAACACGAAGCTAACTTTTGAGGAGTTATCCACAGTTTTGGTTGAGATAGAAGCGGTGCTTAATTCACGACCACTATTCTCCGTTTCCAATGATCCGGTAGATTCGCTAATGATTACGCCAGCGCACTACTTAATTGGACGCCCCCTTACCGCTATACCGGAGCCATCAATGGATAAcgttaag CTTCCAAGGTCAGACGCTGATCGGGCACGGAGTTATCGGGCCAAGTTGAAAGCGGCCAAGGGTAGTACGTCGTCGGCTAACGGTTGGGACGCTGGCGAAGGGCCCTCAACTCGAG AATTCAACTTAATCCGTGCTGATACGGTCGTAAACTCTGATCATGAAGATTCCGACGCCGGTGTTGTGATGCAGTCCGCAAGAGCAGATGTCGATGATGAGCGTGGTGACTTTGAAGAAAACGTGTCTGCTGTCGCTGATGATGGCGAACATATTTCTTCGCTTTTAACACAAGACAAACCCAATTTCGATCGGGCTGATCAGGAGTTCCAGAAACGTTTCGTGGAAAACGATTTCGGTTGCGCTTGTGATGTGTGCTAG